atgatgatgtcgatGGCGAGAGTAGcaacgaagaagacgacgatgaagaagaagaagaagaagaagaagaagaagaagaagatgatcggaGTTTGAGGTATTTTGCTTATTTTCGCTGTGATCTAATTTCTCAGATTTGATTCGTTAGTATTTGATCGGTTCTGGGTTTGTTCGATTCAGTGGAGACGATAGTGAATTGAGCGAAGATGATTCTACTGATTCCAATTCGGATtatgatgacgacgacgatgacgatgaagaagatgaggaagaggaagaagactctcTTGTTGATAAAGTCACTCGCCTATTCAAAGGTTTCTTTTATCAATTTAGGGGTTTTTTATAAATCTTGATTCGTTCACACTTGCTTCGACTTAGGGTTTATGAATCTTtgattgattaataaattaggTTATCATTG
The sequence above is drawn from the Camelina sativa cultivar DH55 chromosome 4, Cs, whole genome shotgun sequence genome and encodes:
- the LOC104780880 gene encoding glutamic acid-rich protein-like, translating into MTDEKEIIDDYSSDEEDEEDDDDDDVDGESSNEEDDDEEEEEEEEEEEEDDRSLSGDDSELSEDDSTDSNSDYDDDDDDDEEDEEEEEDSLVDKVTRLFKGKQD